Proteins co-encoded in one Luteolibacter sp. Y139 genomic window:
- a CDS encoding sigma-54-dependent transcriptional regulator — MAEASTEQTILLVDQDHDFLEWATKHLTAKGLRILRCDHADNAVKVVEKTVVDVVVSDIQLQPYDGLELLSRIRQVSPNTLVVLTTGFPSTGQVIEATQRGAHDVMRKESLPFELRPVVESALQIVEDRRSAEQPAADMPALDGRVKIIGVSRALQDVFKIVGRVARSDAPVLVTGESGTGKELVAKAIHEYSPRRQQELIAINCGAIPENLLESELFGHEKGSFTGAIARRAGRFEQADGGTLFLDEIGDMPLSVQVKMLRVLQDGTFSRVGSNETLSADVRIVAATNKVLSAEVAAGRFREDLYYRLNVVEVRLPPLRERAEDIPLLAEFFLQRITRKNGMARIRLSAEAIAALQVHRWPGNVRELENTIARACALASSTVLLPADIPLAAAPGQERGPLKQALDRLLDAVPIGENSVQWVASELAARALERHAGDLKEAAGMLGIGAADLRKLLAESRDSSLEAASGR; from the coding sequence ATGGCCGAAGCGTCAACGGAACAAACGATTCTTTTAGTAGATCAGGACCACGACTTTTTGGAGTGGGCCACCAAGCATTTGACCGCGAAAGGCCTGCGCATCCTGCGCTGCGACCACGCGGACAATGCAGTAAAGGTCGTCGAAAAGACCGTGGTGGACGTGGTGGTCTCCGATATCCAGCTCCAGCCCTACGATGGCCTCGAGCTGCTTTCCCGCATCCGCCAGGTCTCGCCGAATACCTTGGTCGTGCTGACCACCGGCTTCCCGAGCACCGGCCAGGTCATCGAGGCGACCCAGCGCGGCGCACACGATGTGATGCGCAAGGAGTCCCTCCCCTTCGAGCTGCGTCCGGTGGTGGAAAGCGCGCTGCAGATCGTCGAGGACCGCCGCTCGGCCGAGCAGCCCGCCGCTGACATGCCGGCGCTCGATGGCCGCGTGAAGATTATCGGCGTCTCCCGCGCCCTGCAGGATGTTTTCAAGATCGTCGGTCGCGTCGCCCGCTCGGATGCACCTGTTCTGGTCACCGGCGAAAGCGGCACCGGCAAGGAATTGGTCGCCAAGGCGATCCATGAATACTCGCCGCGCCGCCAGCAGGAACTCATCGCCATCAACTGCGGCGCCATTCCGGAAAACCTTCTGGAAAGCGAACTCTTCGGTCACGAGAAGGGCTCCTTCACCGGCGCCATCGCGCGCCGCGCAGGCCGCTTCGAGCAAGCCGACGGCGGCACGCTTTTCCTGGATGAAATCGGCGACATGCCGCTGTCGGTGCAGGTGAAAATGCTGCGCGTCCTGCAAGACGGCACGTTCTCCCGGGTCGGCTCGAATGAAACGCTGAGCGCCGATGTCCGCATCGTGGCCGCGACCAACAAGGTGCTCTCCGCCGAGGTCGCCGCCGGACGTTTCCGTGAGGACCTCTACTATCGCCTCAATGTGGTGGAAGTCCGCCTGCCCCCGCTGCGCGAGCGGGCGGAGGATATCCCGCTGCTCGCCGAGTTCTTCCTCCAGCGCATCACGCGCAAGAATGGCATGGCACGCATCCGCCTCTCGGCGGAAGCCATCGCCGCGCTTCAGGTGCACCGCTGGCCGGGCAATGTCCGCGAACTGGAAAACACCATCGCACGCGCCTGCGCGCTCGCTTCCTCGACCGTCCTGCTTCCGGCGGACATTCCGTTGGCGGCGGCTCCGGGCCAGGAAAGAGGGCCGCTGAAACAGGCACTCGACCGCCTGCTCGATGCCGTGCCCATCGGAGAGAACTCCGTTCAGTGGGTGGCTTCGGAACTCGCCGCGCGTGCGCTGGAACGCCATGCGGGCGACCTGAAGGAAGCCGCTGGTATGCTGGGCATCGGCGCGGCAGATCTACGCAAGCTCCTGGCGGAAAGCCGGGATAGCTCACTTGAAGCTGCCAGCGGCCGCTGA
- a CDS encoding TM2 domain-containing protein: MDRPQTHSKLIGYLLWIFGFTGAHRFYFGRPISGAIWFFTLGLCGIGWLIDLFLIPGMERDAARRYATGPIDYSVAWLLQTFLGPLGIHRLYMGKIWTGLLWMISGGLFLLGYLYDYCTLNGQIDELNSRG, encoded by the coding sequence ATGGATCGTCCGCAAACGCATAGCAAGCTGATCGGCTACCTGCTCTGGATCTTCGGCTTCACCGGTGCCCACCGCTTTTACTTCGGCCGGCCGATTTCCGGCGCGATTTGGTTCTTCACGCTTGGCTTGTGCGGCATCGGTTGGCTGATCGACCTGTTCCTGATTCCCGGCATGGAGCGGGATGCGGCGCGGCGATATGCGACCGGTCCCATCGACTACTCGGTGGCGTGGCTGCTCCAGACCTTCCTCGGTCCATTGGGCATCCATCGCCTCTACATGGGAAAGATCTGGACCGGCCTCCTGTGGATGATCAGCGGCGGGCTATTCCTGCTGGGCTATCTTTACGACTACTGCACGCTCAATGGCCAGATCGACGAGTTGAACTCGCGCGGCTGA
- a CDS encoding type IV pilus twitching motility protein PilT — MSPEIRALIQNAFTGGASDVFLIEGERPRVRGDGEVIIAHGGPITVEDVADIWKSCGLNPETDNDGDSSFEVEDVGRLRVNGYRTLGRLGVVMRPIKKVIPSFEELGLPGHLLASWMEKRSGLIIVSGPTGSGKSTTIAACLEWVNRHQPRHVVTIEDPIEYLFENDRAWFSQREVKRDTENFHVALRAALRQNPDIILFGEIRDAESAFAALRAAETGHLVISTLHGSGVAGVPVAMERLNRIMSDSAYTGASSLLSHQLVGAIAQQLLPRINGGVVAVLEYFQNEAITRKFLAESNYNDLKDHLNKCDESSGCSFLRYLLAATQQGIIDPAVARSATDRPQDFDRAMRGIS, encoded by the coding sequence ATGAGTCCCGAGATCCGTGCCTTGATCCAGAACGCCTTCACCGGCGGTGCCAGCGACGTCTTTTTGATCGAGGGAGAGCGGCCCCGGGTGCGCGGTGATGGAGAAGTCATCATTGCCCACGGTGGCCCCATCACCGTCGAGGATGTCGCTGACATCTGGAAATCCTGCGGACTTAATCCCGAGACCGACAACGACGGCGACTCCAGCTTCGAGGTCGAAGACGTCGGCCGTCTTCGCGTGAATGGCTACCGCACGCTCGGCCGCCTCGGCGTGGTCATGCGACCGATCAAGAAAGTCATCCCGTCCTTTGAGGAACTCGGCCTTCCCGGGCACCTGCTCGCCTCATGGATGGAGAAGCGTTCCGGCCTCATCATCGTCAGCGGACCCACCGGCTCGGGCAAGTCCACCACCATCGCGGCCTGCCTTGAATGGGTGAACCGCCACCAGCCTCGCCACGTCGTGACGATCGAGGACCCGATCGAGTATCTCTTCGAAAACGATCGTGCGTGGTTCTCCCAGCGCGAGGTGAAGCGTGACACGGAAAACTTCCACGTCGCGCTGCGCGCCGCCCTGCGCCAGAACCCGGACATCATCCTCTTCGGCGAAATCCGTGATGCCGAATCAGCCTTCGCTGCCCTGCGCGCCGCCGAAACCGGTCACCTGGTGATTTCCACCCTCCACGGCTCCGGCGTCGCCGGCGTGCCGGTCGCCATGGAACGGCTCAACCGCATCATGAGCGACTCCGCCTACACCGGTGCCTCCAGCCTGCTCTCGCACCAGCTTGTCGGCGCGATCGCCCAGCAGCTGCTGCCTCGCATCAATGGCGGCGTGGTCGCGGTGCTGGAGTACTTCCAGAACGAGGCCATCACCCGCAAGTTCCTCGCCGAGAGCAACTACAACGACCTCAAGGACCACCTCAACAAGTGCGACGAGTCCTCCGGCTGCTCTTTCCTGCGCTACCTGCTCGCCGCCACCCAGCAGGGCATCATCGATCCCGCGGTGGCCCGCTCGGCCACCGACCGCCCGCAGGATTTTGATCGCGCCATGCGCGGGATCTCCTAA
- a CDS encoding DUF4190 domain-containing protein, with amino-acid sequence MEFMPPAMPAQPKTSGLAIASVICGPLGFLTAGLSGIAAVITGHMALAAIKRSGGYIKGSGMAITGLVFGYITLLILPIAILSGLAAPVILKQRKAADRVEAINNVKQLHLALIDFDNDYGTFPSDKLAKEEPKFAGLTGPRVLEQLEAAGSVKDLNRLLAVRGGPGAKWYYFPGLSTADEVPSRPVLVFPDVGDKAVILSIDGAASSVSPSSLSKMDLTGAVEIPAPKKKR; translated from the coding sequence ATGGAATTCATGCCCCCCGCCATGCCGGCCCAGCCGAAGACATCCGGCCTCGCGATCGCAAGTGTCATCTGCGGCCCGCTCGGCTTTCTCACCGCAGGTCTCAGCGGCATTGCCGCGGTCATCACCGGGCACATGGCGCTGGCGGCGATCAAGCGTTCCGGCGGCTACATCAAGGGATCGGGAATGGCGATTACCGGTCTGGTCTTCGGCTACATCACGCTCCTCATCCTGCCGATCGCGATTCTCTCGGGTCTTGCAGCGCCGGTGATCTTGAAACAGCGGAAGGCTGCAGACCGGGTGGAAGCGATCAACAATGTGAAGCAGCTCCATCTCGCGCTGATCGATTTCGACAACGACTATGGGACGTTTCCTTCTGACAAGCTGGCCAAGGAGGAGCCCAAGTTCGCCGGTCTAACGGGTCCGAGAGTGCTGGAGCAACTGGAGGCGGCAGGTAGTGTGAAAGACCTGAATCGCTTGCTGGCGGTGAGAGGAGGACCCGGTGCGAAGTGGTATTATTTTCCCGGGCTGAGCACCGCGGATGAGGTTCCAAGCCGTCCCGTGCTTGTTTTCCCGGACGTTGGTGACAAGGCCGTGATCCTTAGCATCGACGGGGCGGCGTCGTCCGTTTCCCCTTCATCGTTGTCGAAGATGGACCTAACCGGTGCCGTGGAGATCCCGGCACCGAAGAAGAAGCGCTGA
- a CDS encoding TonB-dependent receptor: MKSFPPLALASVAFSLPAFSQSSDLMPTPLDEMVVSAAPDERSLFDLMQPASVLKGQDLLLNQQPTLGETLSREPGVSSTYFGPGASRPIIRGLGDDRVRILQNGTSILDVSNVSPDHAVASDPLSMQSVEVVRGPATLLYGPNTLGGVVNMIDGRIPTERFAGRWPSGYFSSAFGSADDSEAYSGALEFGKGPLVFHLDGFSRETEDLAIPGFARSERLRATSPLAPGEIEPYGILPNSATESRGAGLGASYIWDKGYFGLSYSGVDSLYGTVAEPDVTIDLRQRRWDFRGAFHEPVAWLKEVEYKFAYTDYTHTEFEGAEPGTEFRTEGYNGRVEFQHAPLGLLEGAFGVETRHDDFSALGEEAFLPPVENDVNSLFFFEELPFDKLRFQFGARGDFQQNQTDPNPLFGPGIEKNFDAFSTSAGIIYNPAPDYAVALSLAYTQRPPTYVELFANGPHVATGSFEIGDPTLETEDAFSVDLSVKKKAGRVTGSAGLFYYRFNDYINLAPTGGTVTLPDGDAFPVFAYDAVAADFRGGEIETTFHLLEPVEAAADAKSPATGSKQRLDLTLRADYTRAENRDTNEPLPRIPPFRTLASLDYECGGWSARLEGQFAAHQDRHDQNELPTDSYFLVNAALGYTLAMGDTTTTFYLKGVNLTDEEARQSTSVLKDIAPMAGRGVVAGVRTEF, from the coding sequence ATGAAAAGTTTCCCGCCGCTCGCGCTCGCTTCCGTCGCCTTCTCCCTTCCGGCCTTTTCGCAATCGTCCGACCTGATGCCCACCCCGCTCGATGAGATGGTGGTGAGCGCGGCGCCGGACGAGCGTTCGCTCTTTGACCTGATGCAGCCGGCCTCGGTGCTGAAGGGGCAGGACTTATTGCTCAACCAGCAACCGACGCTGGGTGAAACGCTGAGCCGCGAGCCGGGGGTGAGCTCCACGTATTTCGGACCGGGCGCGAGTCGGCCGATCATCCGTGGCCTGGGGGACGACCGGGTGCGCATTCTCCAGAATGGCACGTCGATCCTGGATGTTTCGAATGTCAGCCCCGATCACGCGGTGGCTTCCGATCCGCTGAGCATGCAATCGGTGGAGGTGGTGCGCGGGCCTGCGACTTTGTTGTATGGGCCGAATACCTTGGGCGGCGTGGTAAATATGATCGACGGGCGGATCCCGACGGAGCGCTTCGCCGGCCGGTGGCCTTCGGGCTATTTCAGCAGCGCGTTTGGCTCGGCGGATGATTCGGAGGCTTACTCGGGTGCGCTGGAGTTTGGGAAGGGACCGCTGGTGTTTCACCTCGATGGCTTCAGCCGTGAGACGGAGGACCTGGCGATCCCGGGCTTCGCACGATCCGAGCGGCTGCGTGCGACCTCGCCGCTGGCCCCCGGTGAAATCGAGCCCTACGGCATCCTGCCTAACAGCGCGACCGAGTCGCGCGGTGCGGGGCTGGGTGCCTCCTACATCTGGGACAAGGGTTATTTTGGTCTCTCTTACTCGGGCGTTGATTCGCTCTATGGCACGGTGGCCGAGCCGGACGTGACGATCGATCTCCGCCAGCGGCGCTGGGATTTCCGCGGGGCATTCCATGAGCCTGTGGCGTGGTTGAAGGAGGTGGAATACAAGTTCGCCTATACGGACTACACGCACACTGAATTCGAAGGGGCGGAGCCGGGCACTGAATTCCGGACGGAAGGTTACAACGGCCGCGTGGAATTCCAGCATGCTCCGCTCGGTCTCTTGGAGGGGGCGTTCGGTGTCGAGACCCGGCATGACGATTTCTCGGCGCTGGGCGAGGAAGCCTTCTTGCCGCCGGTGGAGAATGATGTGAACTCGCTGTTCTTCTTTGAGGAGCTGCCGTTCGACAAGCTGCGCTTCCAATTCGGCGCGCGCGGGGATTTCCAGCAAAACCAAACCGACCCCAATCCTCTATTTGGTCCGGGGATCGAGAAGAACTTCGATGCCTTTAGTACTTCCGCCGGCATCATCTACAATCCGGCACCGGACTACGCGGTGGCGCTGTCACTGGCTTACACGCAACGCCCGCCCACTTATGTGGAACTCTTCGCCAACGGCCCGCACGTTGCGACGGGGTCCTTTGAGATTGGAGATCCAACCCTCGAAACAGAGGATGCGTTCTCGGTCGATCTGTCCGTGAAGAAGAAGGCAGGTCGCGTCACAGGGAGTGCGGGGCTTTTCTATTACCGCTTCAACGACTACATCAATCTCGCGCCCACCGGTGGCACGGTGACGCTGCCCGATGGGGACGCCTTTCCGGTATTCGCCTACGATGCGGTGGCGGCGGATTTCCGCGGCGGCGAGATCGAGACGACTTTCCATTTGTTAGAGCCGGTCGAAGCGGCAGCTGACGCCAAATCGCCTGCAACCGGGAGCAAGCAGCGCCTGGATCTGACACTGCGTGCCGACTACACGCGCGCGGAGAATCGCGATACCAACGAGCCGTTGCCACGCATTCCTCCGTTCCGGACGCTGGCCTCGCTCGACTATGAATGCGGTGGGTGGTCTGCCCGGCTCGAGGGTCAATTCGCTGCCCATCAGGACCGGCATGATCAGAACGAACTGCCCACGGATTCCTATTTCCTGGTGAATGCGGCGCTCGGCTACACGCTGGCAATGGGCGATACGACGACGACCTTCTATCTCAAGGGCGTGAACCTCACCGACGAGGAGGCGCGGCAAAGTACGTCCGTTCTCAAGGATATCGCTCCGATGGCTGGGCGGGGCGTCGTTGCAGGGGTGAGGACGGAATTCTAA
- a CDS encoding outer membrane lipoprotein carrier protein LolA, whose translation MRALLILLSLVSLARADLDLKPLETWIGKQKNLQSLDTEFVQERKLPSLKKPVATPGRMRMVRPGKLCWELGDPVKTLAVSDGTTMTLLDVAKKRGMKVDRDSPEARQFTLLSEEAFRDLAGFQETFELVESRMTGTIYQLTVRPKDKSMRKHVSWMFLDIDTRTQELRALDLELDDKSRIRTVFSNSKINAKVDPAIFTPDTTGYLMK comes from the coding sequence ATGCGCGCACTCCTCATCCTGCTTTCCCTCGTTTCCCTCGCCCGGGCGGACCTCGATCTCAAGCCACTCGAGACTTGGATCGGCAAGCAGAAGAACCTGCAAAGCCTCGACACCGAGTTCGTGCAGGAGCGCAAGCTGCCTTCACTGAAGAAGCCGGTCGCCACCCCGGGCCGCATGCGCATGGTGCGCCCGGGCAAGCTCTGCTGGGAACTCGGCGATCCCGTCAAAACGCTCGCCGTTTCCGATGGCACCACCATGACCCTGCTGGATGTCGCGAAAAAGCGCGGCATGAAGGTGGACAGGGATTCACCGGAAGCGCGTCAATTCACCCTCCTCTCCGAGGAAGCCTTCCGCGACCTCGCCGGCTTTCAGGAGACCTTCGAGCTGGTCGAGTCCCGCATGACCGGCACAATCTATCAGCTCACCGTGCGTCCGAAGGACAAGTCGATGCGCAAGCACGTCTCGTGGATGTTCCTGGACATCGACACCCGCACCCAGGAACTGCGCGCCCTCGACCTGGAACTGGATGACAAATCGCGGATTCGCACCGTCTTCTCCAACTCCAAGATCAACGCGAAGGTCGACCCCGCGATCTTCACGCCGGACACCACCGGCTATCTCATGAAGTGA
- a CDS encoding Dabb family protein — translation MTKALLTAAMSAALATAAVAENEFRHVVFFKFKPEATPEQIKEIEKAFAELPKKIPTITGYEWGTSESVEKLNDGFTHCFFVTFKDKAALEAYLPNPAHKEFGAKLKPLLEKAFVFDYTAKKD, via the coding sequence ATGACCAAAGCCCTTCTCACCGCCGCCATGTCCGCCGCCCTTGCCACCGCCGCTGTCGCCGAAAACGAGTTCCGTCACGTCGTCTTCTTCAAGTTCAAGCCCGAGGCCACCCCCGAGCAGATCAAGGAGATCGAAAAAGCCTTCGCCGAGCTGCCGAAGAAGATCCCCACGATCACCGGCTACGAGTGGGGCACCAGCGAGAGCGTGGAGAAGCTCAACGACGGCTTCACCCACTGCTTCTTCGTCACCTTCAAGGACAAGGCAGCCCTCGAAGCCTATCTGCCCAATCCCGCTCACAAGGAGTTCGGCGCGAAGCTCAAGCCACTGCTCGAAAAGGCCTTCGTCTTCGACTACACCGCGAAGAAGGACTGA